The candidate division WOR-3 bacterium genome has a window encoding:
- a CDS encoding TIGR04076 family protein has translation MPWDLKIEVYKINGSCPVYKKGDVFYIKSGFKLKSENAICMHSLASIMPYYTALSHGVSAKELGLGENAAYVQCLDPCEQTNGGTVVFEITRSQ, from the coding sequence ATGCCGTGGGATCTTAAAATTGAGGTTTATAAAATAAACGGTTCGTGTCCTGTTTATAAAAAAGGTGATGTATTTTATATTAAAAGTGGTTTTAAACTTAAATCTGAGAATGCGATTTGTATGCATTCCCTGGCGAGTATAATGCCGTATTATACGGCATTGAGCCACGGTGTTTCAGCAAAAGAGCTCGGTTTAGGAGAAAATGCCGCCTATGTGCAGTGTTTAGATCCTTGTGAACAGACCAATGGTGGAACCGTGGTGTTTGAAATTACCAGGTCGCAATAG